The following proteins are co-located in the Gossypium hirsutum isolate 1008001.06 chromosome A02, Gossypium_hirsutum_v2.1, whole genome shotgun sequence genome:
- the LOC107943506 gene encoding protein MID1-COMPLEMENTING ACTIVITY 1, which translates to MASWEHFGEIANVAQLAGFDAVRLIAMIVKAASTARMHKKSCRQFAQHLKLIGNLLEQLKISELKKYPETREPLEQLEDALRRSYILVNSCQERSYLYVLAMGWNIVYQFRKAQSEIDRYLKIVPLITLVDNARVRERLEVIEKDQHEYTLDEEDRRVQDVIMKPEPSENDTMILKKTLSCSYPNIRFNEALQKENEKLRLELQRSQANYDVKQCEVIQHLLDVTEVAASIPDKSSSPKVSKKVERNYSDVDNEKGHSYNDNSPKKPDSRLTSRNTSSVSSGHDLLSDRGSHRYEEWNADLLGCFSEPSLCIKTFFYPCGTFSKIATVATNRHMSSAEACNELMAYSLILSCCCYTCCVRRKLRKALNITGGFVDDFLSHLMCCCCALVQEWREVEIRGIYGPEKTKTSPPPSQFMES; encoded by the exons ATGGCATCGTGGGAACATTTCGGAGAAATTGCGAACGTAGCACAGCTCGCAGGCTTTGATGCGGTGCGGTTAATAGCCATGATAGTTAAAGCGGCAAGCACGGCTCGAATGCATAAGAAGAGTTGCCGGCAATTCGCTCAGCATCTTAAGTTGATCGGTAACTTGTTGGAGCAGCTCAAGATCTCGGAGCTTAAGAAGTACCCTGAGACGAGGGAGCCTTTGGAGCAGCTCGAGGATGCATTGAGGAGGTCTTACATTTTGGTGAATAGTTGTCAAGAGAGAAGCTATTTGTATGTTTTGGCCATGGGATGGAACATTGTTTATCAGTTTAGGAAGGCACAGAGCGAAATCGACCGGTATTTGAAGATCGTTCCTCTTATCACTCTCGTTGATAATGCTCGAGTCAGG GAGAGACTTGAAGTTATCGAGAAAGATCAACATGAATACACATTAGATGAAGAGGATAGAAGGGTGCAAGATGTGATAATGAAACCCGAACCCTCGGAAAATGATACCATGATCTTGAAAAAAACTCTTTCTTGTTCATACCCAAACATACGTTTTAATGAAGCACTgcaaaaggaaaatgaaaagctTCGATTGGAGCTACAACGTTCGCAAGCTAATTATGATGTGAAGCAGTGTGAAGTAATCCAGCATTTGCTTGATGTAACGGAAGTTGCAGCTTCTATTCCCGATAAGAGTTCATCCCCAAAAGTGTCTAAGAAAGTGGAGCGTAATTACTCAgatgtggataatgaaaaaggTCATTCGTACAATGATAACTCTCCTAAGAAACCTGATTCTCGCTTGACTTCAAG AAACACTTCTTCAGTTTCATCGGGACATGATCTACTCTCTGATAGAGGATCACATCGgtatgaagaatggaatgctGATTTGCTTGGTTGTTTCTCAGAACCATCTCTGT GTATAAAGACATTCTTTTATCCTTGTGGTACATTTTCAAAGATTGCTACCGTTGCGACAAACAGGCATATGT CTTCTGCTGAAGCATGCAACGAATTAATGGCGTATTCATTGATATTGTCGTGCTGTTGCTACACTTGCTGTGTTAGAAGGAAGCTTCGCAAGGCATTGAACATTACG GGCGGGTTTGTCGATGATTTCCTCTCTCATTTGATGTGCTGTTGTTGTGCCCTCGTTCAAGAATGGCGAGAGGTAGAGATTCGTGGGATTTACG GTCCTGAGAAGACTAAAACAAGTCCTCCACCATCACAGTTCATGGAATCATGA
- the LOC107943505 gene encoding SKP1-like protein 1B encodes MSSSGRKITLKSSDGESFEVDEAVALESQTIKHMIEDDCADNGIPLPNVTSKILAKVIEYCKKHVEAPKTDDRSADDELKSWDADFVKVDQATLFDLILAANYLNIKGLLDLTCQTVADMIKGKTPEEIRKTFNIKNDFTPEEEEEVRRENQWAFE; translated from the exons ATGTCGTCGTCGGGGAGGAAGATCACCCTTAAGAGCTCAGACGGCGAATCATTCGAGGTTGATGAAGCGGTGGCGTTGGAGTCGCAGACGATTAAGCATATGATCGAGGACGATTGCGCTGATAACGGGATACCGTTGCCTAATGTTACGAGCAAGATCTTAGCGAAGGTGATCGAGTACTGCAAGAAACACGTCGAGGCTCCTAAGACAGACGATCGATCCGCCGATGACGAGCTCAAGAGTTGGGACGCTGACTTTGTCAAGGTCGATCAAGCTACTCTCTTTGATCTCATTCTG GCAGCGAACTATTTGAACATCAAGGGCTTGCTGGATCTCACTTGCCAAACTGTTGCTGACATGATCAAGGGAAAGACCCCAGAAGAGATCAGGAAGACTTTCAATATCAAGAATGACTTCACCCCGGAAGAGGAAGAAGAGGTTCGTCGGGAGAACCAGTGGGCATTCGAATGA